A region of the Vigna unguiculata cultivar IT97K-499-35 chromosome 9, ASM411807v1, whole genome shotgun sequence genome:
AGCATTTTTATGCACATATaatgtaaaatgtaaaaaaaaaaggtcataATAAGCATCAACATACTCATGcattcataaaaagaaaattcatacaaGGTGTTAGCATGTGCATGCATTCATACACATGACATCAATtgtcaaacaaaaaatatccaAACATGTGTTAGAAAAATTAGGTTCTATATAGTATttggttcaaaaagaaaaaagtcacATACATGCCCACATATTCATGCATATATCAtattagcatattcatgcataCATAAATCATCTAAAtgctcaaaaagaaaaattcataacatGTTTTAATCATCATGCATCACGTACATGCATCATAGTTCTTtttcatgaaatgaaaaaattctTGTCACTCTTGCGAATCGAAACCATCTGCATTCATATGAGTGGTTGTCGAATCTTTCtatctaaaaaatgaaaaatagtaatatacataattttaatcatcatgGTTCTTTTGTGtcagtcaaggtttccacaccttgccaaggttcccacaccttgtttctatgtgagtcaaggttctcacaccttgccaaggttcctAAACCTTATTTCTATGTGattcaaggtttccacaccttatTTCTATGTGAGTCAAAGTTCctacaccttgccaaggtttccacaccttgtttctatgtgagtcaaggttcccacaccttgccaaggtttctacaccttgtttcttatgagtcaaggtttccacaccttgccaaggtttctacaccttgtttcttatgagtcaaggtttccacaccttgccaaggttcccacaccttgtttctatgtgagtcagggtttccacaccttgccaaggttcccacaccttgtttctatgtgagtcaaggtttccacaccttgccaaggttcccacaccttgtttctatgtgagtcagggttcccacaccttgccaaggttcccacaccttgtttctatgtgagttaaggttcccacaccttgccaaggttcccaCACGTTGTTTCTATATGAGTCAAGGTTTCCGTACCTTGTCAAGGTTcctacaccttgtttctatgtgagtcaaggtttccacaccttctttctatgtgagtcaaggtttccacaccttgccaaggtttccATACCTTGTTTCTATATGAGTCAAAGTTTCCACACCTTGCTAAGATTTCTACAACATTCGCCTTTCCCGGTTGATATAACAACTCGAAGTCATAGTCCTTCAGAAACTCTATCCATCTCCTTtgtctcatgttcagctccttctgatcaaacaaatacttgagactcttatgatcgCTGAATACACGAAACTGGGCACCATAGAGGtaatgcctccagatcttcaaagCAAACATTATGGCTGTCAACTCtaagtcatgagtggggtagtttctctcatgaACCTTAAGTTGCCTTGAAGCATACGCCACTGCCTTCTTCTCTTGTTTTAGTACATAGCCGAGCCCAAGGTTagaggcatcacaataaacctcaaaTGGTTTTCCAACATCAGGAATcaccaatataggagcactGGTCAACCTTCTCTTTAGCTCCTGAAAGCCCTCCTCACACTAgtccgtccaagtgaagggttggtccttccgagtaagcagtgtcagaggcgccactatcttggagaatccctcaatgaatctcctatagtagccggATAGACCCACAAAGCTTCTTATTTCTGTTGCagacttaggactttcccactttaccactacTTCGACCTTTGTTGGATCCACAGCTATACCTTGTatggatatcacatgccccaaaaattGTACCTCgtccatccagaactcgcacttAGATAGCTTGGCATATAGTTGCTTCTCCCTCAAGACACTAAGCACCAACCTCAAGTGTTCTGCGTGTTACTCCCGACTTTTGGAATAACTAAGGATGTCGTCAATgaagacaacaacaaacttatctaggaacggtctgaagatcctgttcatatagtccatgaaTACTGCCGgggcattggtcacaccaaacggcatCACCACGTACTCATAATGTCTGTACCGTGATCGGAAGGcagtcttctgtacatcatccgTATTCACCAAAATCTGGTGGTATCCtgatcgcagatctatcttGGAGAACACTACCGACCCGTGCagttgatccatcaaatcatcaattcgCAGAAGggggtacttgttcttgatagtcatcttgttcagttgcttgtagtccacacacaggcgtgaactcccatccttcttcttcaccaacagcACTGGTGCTCCCTAAGGCGAAGTGTTGGGTCGGATGAACTTCTTGTCCATTAGTTCCTCTATTTGTTTCTTGAGTTCCACTAACTCTACCAGAGCCATGTGATATGGAGCCATCGACACCGGGCCTGTTCCTGGTACcagatcaatagagaactccacctctctattgggaggcaaccctggtacttCATCCAGTAATACGTCTTCAAACTCATGCACCAGTGGTATGACCGATGTTCCCTCCTTCTCCCCAACCTCCATACAGGCGAAGATTATGAAGCATTGCGCGCCACCCTGAATCTCCTTCACCACTCCCTGAGGAGACACCAACTCAAGCTCCTCAGAGTCGGGGAACAACAATCTTTTCTCACGACAATCTATTAGAATGCGATTggtagagagccaatccatccttAAGATCACttccaactcctgtagaggtaaACATATTAGATTTACCTTGTATttgcgtccctctacctccaccggaagcctagcacacaaggacgacgtcctgaccagaCCCGACGCCGGGGTAGATACTGTCAGTTTGGACTGCAGCTCGCGCACCGGCAAACCCAGACGCTCCACACAATCaattgacacaaaagagtgtgtcgctccagaatcatacagtACATACAAAGATTCACCAGCTATCATGCATCGACCCATAACAAGATTACCTGAGCCTGCAGC
Encoded here:
- the LOC114163555 gene encoding uncharacterized protein LOC114163555 encodes the protein MKGYRRCNNCGKKGHFGKDYPTLSRAATCPPVQTRHQHQRKDRGNRPQATGRVYAMTGAGAAGSGNLVMGRCMIAGESLYVLYDSGATHSFVSIDCVERLGLPVRELQSKLTVSTPASGLELEVILRMDWLSTNRILIDCREKRLLFPDSEELELVSPQGVVKEIQGGAQCFIIFACMEVGEKEGTSVIPLVHEFEDVLLDEVPGLPPNREVEFSIDLVPGTGPVSMAPYHMALVELVELKKQIEELMDKKFIRPNTSP